In a single window of the Biomphalaria glabrata chromosome 13, xgBioGlab47.1, whole genome shotgun sequence genome:
- the LOC106072911 gene encoding uncharacterized protein LOC106072911 has product MATFSLGKLDAICARLKSTQQSQNAEVTRAQAKVTTASPKKICDNNEASAGGNDSEPLPAKYSRHSIIKECAGSVTTEKNKVHKGVVPSPNCEDKCVSTIPKNNNNNVETTDYNETASSSTTPSSCSTFQTADSTTADSLVSSTTGDIPNHDGTWDKFILNLTVQQSGSSSPERNPSSAQKNAPPLFSLSASSKLLQDNSTACDPHNSSHLESDPQNTSHIDNVLPSGCETNCPEADNSASNHDVISSSTSFPFQNVDTSANVETLKSDPPANVKTSQNPPFSGNIGKAKNEDSSEKREISINAEPFQNLEPNSTSTESVSMNGVECISQPLSEYDCKSKPSSGVSGFSSKVSPTCPSLPATGRRKSRKAAKPQRQMKDNFYFDFSDADLETSSFDKSNILCDNSELVIATSTKAVIKTPTADDLLKDDLLCPTHQSTPMTLSDIPMRHLTSENGHCLIGQSERARASKNARKKSKELSKYSSSPLDLTDSKVLVDYAQNTMNELLGIYGFGGSEAKNMLLQNFQNSPEEKSSLAVALETVNSQNRDRFESSLGPDHEVDISNTLIKKSPSSQQLASSETTNAMESASKKFVVQDSITKSLSGRKKHYTHKPINSADFNKHIKRYGTGFECGGKLCQDLGYREHYHCVDCPHKVLLRKEEMLRHYKWHKKRQDSLQHGFMRYSPTDDCSKKYGSCTHNGRQTHYHCVQNSCDKVYVSTSDVQMHANFHRKDSAIIQEGFQRFRATEDCGTTSCMFYGQRTTHFHCRRPQCHFTFKNKADMEKHKSYHQKDEILSRDGFKKFMKYEACNYANCRYSSTSNHIHCIRPGCQYVLHSSTQLYSHKRKHERRDFEFAYRNFRHLQQLTPKKMKRTGMNLPKMINPTVVENNVKSSPISGLYAVQSIPVNSSTLPIETIDTVLNLSNQKAELKVEEREDSSDFPINLAQDKTAVAVEEKIKSEVSTPDIRLHAVSSSCIKKEIDSELEPEDLSLKSRPPNFTESSFSSENTQVEGLPMSNKQTKKEVDDPSVYGYCELDDETLEDEDDDDDDDDKDYGLYEEPTLVNTDREEPIETWHPVNGTTSCPTSASLEDHMLGITAGAATLGSNISSHKIKVEHVLSSSHQSLPDPSVLLSNKRKTAIAHKHSSPEKRERDESWKKYLIRYTANDACYSRCSCLYKDHYHCRVEGCQVIFKSKDGVRSHARFHDLQDSITPLVYRHFTSGQACNETNCQYDQKEAHYHCNWTNCTHIVPDSAPTFARLEHYRIHEYAATYVGKSRSIIPGSRIDLDPLHKRRGRPPKYPKYDLPIVPKVHLTEKEITDSTIAFMHNRCPENSRIINGFKKFVVPELCPDEKCLFKGKDHYHCGRKFCHMSTDRMDVLNVHAKEFHNNITILEGYEFFERMVNCRRPVCHNNRINRHFHCVRSRCDYSFVRHSTMAQHNKKHPTVTSAVLSAPLTRSAPISSVAHTKSTPSQYVPIAPAISSPTLASPPVTLKTISNSSKNTIKSSGTYYPIPGVSKFKLTPSPSSKIASSRKTMSSNHQVIAGHPLSSGSNSILTPNGVCLTLSPIPLIAQGTPLAQQNNILAGVIPLTSPNLAPTFVNISGNTFLPTAHGQYLQPSELLTSNVLHLVQNPSAPASSSTRETVNFPNRTSSAFLQTKPEISGTWLSLKKRMYFSVQLNCGRPFCKLKKKDHYHCLDCNQAFSDPARLRTHLGKHGFRFQKSDDKTDNKVSPNALDLKISTKLDEDKGVLSESEDDPANSSLNLQPSVFASMVTATAKNEDASVAVPLNGTNFNNQSPERNSKNTSDEHLLNLSSVDDNLEESNDSILNVSSSSLTLCSSLSSPKSVSKRPFDQTTDVDAEITEPKQRKMNGSEARMGDIPGGYKRVRCGEDCGHVRCAYRQTVTHYHCTRSDCGYGFSDKLRIMQHQVRHDRLDALMGNEFQQFRASVSCERPNCEFDERASHFHCLKCMYSCADSSKVPAHRKFHAKLDKISSNGFIKYSGSADCQVATCSYFRKQTHYHCTFSGCKHAVLGPSQMAAHKLKHDQ; this is encoded by the exons ATGGCTACATTCTCGCTAGGAAAGTTAGATGCTATTTGTGCCCGTCTAAAATCTACCCAGCAGTCTCAGAATGCAGAAGTTACCAGGGCTCAGGCCAAGGTCACCACGGCATCACCTAAAAAAATATGTGATAACAATGAGGCTTCAGCAGGTGGAAATGACTCAGAGCCCCTTCCTGCAAAATATTCTAGGCATAGTATAATTAAAGAATGCGCAGGGAGTGTCACTACTGAAAAGAACAAAGTACACAAAGGTGTGGTGCCCTCTCCAAATTGTGAAGACAAATGTGTCAGTACTATCCccaaaaacaataataacaatgttGAGACAACTGACTACAACGAAACAGCTTCTTCTTCTACTACCCCTTCTTCATGCTCAACATTCCAAACTGCTGACTCCACCACTGCTGATTCCTTGGTCTCGTCCACAACAGGAGACATTCCTAACCATGATGGCACCTGGGATAAGTTTATACTAAACCTCACCGTCCAGCAATCTGGCAGCTCTAGTCCTGAAAGGAATCCCTCCAGTGCTCAAAAAAATGCACCACCCTTGTTTTCTCTTTCTGCATCTTCAAAACTGCTGCAGGACAACAGCACCGCTTGTGATCCACATAACTCGTCACACCTTGAAAGTGATCCACAGAACACTTCACATATTGATAATGTTCTGCCTTCTGGTTGTGAAACTAATTGCCCTGAGGCAGATAACTCTGCCAGTAACCATGATGTCATTTCTTCATCTACATCATTCCCATTTCAGAATGTAGATACATCAGCTaatgttgaaactttaaaaagtgaTCCACCTGCCAATGTTAAAACCTCACAGAACCCACCTTTTAGTGGTAACATAGGGAAAGCTAAGAATGAAGACAGCAgtgaaaaaagagaaatatcTATCAATGCTGAACCTTTTCAGAACCTAGAACCTAATAGCACAAGCACCGAATCAGTATCAATGAATGGAGTAGAATGCATATCACAGCCATTGTCAGAATATGACTGCAAATCAAAACCATCGTCAGGTGTATCTGGCTTCTCTAGTAAAGTATCTCCCACATGTCCTAGTCTTCCTGCCACTGGTAGAAGAAAAAGTCGTAAGGCAGCTAAGCCCCAAAGACAGAtgaaagataatttttattttgacttcTCAGATGCAGACCTTGAGACTAGTTCATTTGACAAAAGCAATATTTTATGTGATAATTCGGAACTAGTAATAGCTACTTCTACCAAGGCAGTGATTAAGACACCAACAGCGGATGATTTATTGAAAGATGATTTATTGTGTCCCACCCATCAATCTACACCTATGACTTTGTCTGACATTCCAATGAGGCATTTGACAAGTGAAAATGGTCATTGTTTAATAGGCCAGTCTGAAAGAGCTAGAGCCAGTAAAAATGCTAGAAAGAAATCTAAAGAATTATCCAAGTACTCTAGCTCCCCTCTTGATCTAACAGACTCCAAAGTTCTTGTTGATTATGCCCAGAATACTATGAATGAACTGCTTGGAATTTATGGGTTTGGGGGCTCAGAGGCCAAAAATATGTTACTCCAGAACTTTCAAAATTCACCTGAAGAAAAGTCATCATTAGCAGTAGCTCTGGAGACAGTTAATTCTCAAAATAGGGATAGATTTGAGAGTTCACTTGGACCAGATCATGAAGTTGATATTAGTAATACACTTATAAAAAAGAGCCCCAGTTCTCAGCAACTAGCTAGTTCAG AAACTACTAATGCTATGGAATCTGCcagtaaaaagtttgttgtaCAGGATTCCATCACAAAATCTTTGTCAGGTCGGAAAAAACACTACACACATAAGCCCATCAACTCTGCAGACTTCAACAAACACAtcaaaag ATATGGCACAGGCTTTGAGTGTGGTGGTAAACTCTGTCAAGACTTGGGATACAGGGAACATTATCATTGCGTGGATTGTCCACACAAa GTTCTTCTTCGCAAAGAGGAAATGTTACGTCATTATAAGTGGCATAAGAAAAGACAAGACTCCCTCCAACATGGTTTTATGCGCTACAGTCCGACAGATGACTGTAGTAAGAAATATGGCAGCTGTACTCATAATGGAAGGCAAACACATTATCACTGTGTTCAG AATAGCTGTGATAAAGTTTACGTCAGCACATCAGATGTTCAGATGCATGCCAACTTTCACCGCAAGGACTCTGCCATTATCCAAGAAGGTTTCCAAAGGTTTAGAGCCACTGAGGACTGTGGGACTACATCCTGCATGTTCTATGGCCAGAGAACAACACACTTTCACTGCAGGAGGCCGCAATGTCATTTCACATTTAAGAATAAAGCCGACATGG aaaaacacaaaagttATCACCAAAAAGACGAGATACTAAGTCGGGATGGTTTCAAGAAGTTCATGAAATATGAAGCTTGCAACTATGCTAACTGTCGCTACTCCAGTACCAGCAATCATATTCATTGCATAAGACCTG GATGTCAGTATGTTCTACACTCATCTACTCAGCTCTACTCACACAAACGTAAACATGAGAGGAGAGACTTTGAATTTGCCTACAGAAACTTTCGTCACCTCCAACAGCTGACACCCAAAAAG atGAAAAGAACGGGAATGAATCTGCCCAAAATGATAAATCCCACTGTTGTTGAGAACAATGTTAAGAGCTCTCCTATCTCTGGCCTCTATGCTGTACAGTCCATACCAGTCAATTCAAGCACACTGCCGATAGAGACAATAGATACAGTTTTAAATTTGAGTAACCAAAAAGCTGAACTCAAAGTGGAGGAAAGAGAGGACTCCTCGGATTTTCCAATTAATTTAGCACAAGACAAGACTGCTGTTGCTGTTGAAGAGAAAATCAAGTCAGAAGTTTCTACGCCAGATATTAGATTGCATGCTGTCTCCAGCTCATGTATTAAGAAGGAAATAGACAGTGAGCTTGAGCCAGAGGATTTGTCTCTAAAAAGTAGACCCCCAAACTTTACGGAGTCCTCTTTTAGTAGTGAAAATACTCAGGTTGAGGGTCTTCCCATGAGtaacaaacagacaaaaaaagagGTTGACGACCCCAGTGTTTATGGCTATTGTGAACTAGATGATGAGACTTTGGAGGATGAAGATGATGACGACGATGATGATGACAAAGACTATGGCCTATATGAAGAGCCAACTTTGGTCAATACAGACAGAGAAGAACCAATAGAAACGTGGCATCCAGTGAATGGTACCACTAGCTGTCCTACTTCTGCAAGCTTAGAAGATCACATGCTTGGTATCACAGCTGGTGCTGCCACGTTAGGAAGCAATATTTCTTCACACAAGATCAAAGTAGAACATGTGCTGTCCAGTTCTCACCAGTCGCTCCCTGACCCATCAGTTCTATTaagcaataaaagaaaaactgcgATTGCTCATAAACATTCCTCAccagagaaaagagagagagatgaatcaTGGAAAAAGTACTTGATAAG ATACACAGCCAATGATGCCTGTTATTCTCGCTGCTCTTGCCTGTATAAGGATCACTACCACTGCCGGGTAGAGGGTTGCCAGGTGATATTTAAATCTAAAGATGGTGTGAGGAGCCATGCAAGGTTTCATGACCTTCAAGACAGTATCACACCTTTAGTTTACCGCCATTTCACTAGCGGCCAAGCCTGTAATGAAACAAATTGTCAGTATGACCAAAAGGAGGCTCATTATCATTGCAATTGG ACCAATTGCACTCATATTGTGCCTGACTCAGCCCCAACTTTTGCTAGATTAGAACATTATCGCATACATGAATATGCTGCAACCTATGTAGGGAAATCTAGAAGTATTATACCAG gTTCAAGGATAGACCTAGACCCCTTGCACAAACGCAGAGGAAGACCCCCAAAGTACCCAAAATATGATCTACCTATTGTCCCTAAAGTACATCTTACTGAAAAAGAAATAACAGATTCAACTATAGCATTTATGCATAACAGATGCCCAGAGAATAGCAGAATCATCAATGGCTTTAAGAAATTTGTTGTCCCTGAGTTGTGTCCAGATGAGAAGTGTCTTTTTAAAGGGAAGGATCATTATCACTGTGGACGCAAGTTTTGTCATATGTCAACAGACAGGATGGATGTTTTGAATGTGCATGCAAAGGAGTTCCACAACAACATCACCATTTTAGAAGGATATGAGTTTTTTGAGCGAATGGTGAACTGCCGTAGGCCTGTGTGTCACAACAACAGAATCAACCGCCATTTCCACTGTGTGAGGTCTCGATGTGACTACAGTTTTGTCAGACACAGCACTATGGCACAGCATAATAAGAAGCATCCAACTGTCACATCTGCTGTACTTTCTGCACCACTGACCAGGTCTGCTCCCATATCTTCTGTGGCTCATACTAAATCCACCCCTTCTCAATATGTACCCATAGCCCCAGCCATCAGCTCACCAACTTTGGCATCACCACCTGTTACTTTGAAAACTATATCCAACAGTTCTAAGAATACTATCAAATCATCTGGTACCTACTACCCTATTCCCGGCGTATCTAAGTTCAAGCTAACACCATCGCCATCTTCAAAAATAGCTTCTAGCAGGAAAACAATGTCTTCTAATCATCAGGTTATTGCAGGTCACCCCCTCTCGTCAGGGAGTAACTCTATCTTGACCCCTAATGGAGTTTGTCTAACATTATCCCCTATTCCTTTAATTGCACAGGGAACACCTTtggctcaacaaaataatattcttgCAGGAGTGATTCCACTAACTTCACCAAATTTAGCACCAACATTTGTTAACATTTCTGGAAACACATTTTTGCCAACTGCACATGGTCAGTACCTTCAGCCAAGTGAACTACTCACGTCTAATGTCCTTCATCTTGTTCAAAACCCATCAGCTCCAGCTAGCAGTAGCACAAGAGAGACTGTCAATTTTCCAAATCGAACTAGTTCTGCTTTTCTCCAAACCAAGCCTGAAATCTCTGGCACCTGGTTAAGCTTAAAGAAGAGAATGTATTTCTCTGTTCAGCTCAATTGTGGGAGACCATTTtgtaaactcaagaaaaaagaCCATTACCATTGTTTAGATTGCAACCAAGCTTTCTCTGATCCTGCCAGACTTAGAACTCACTTGGGTAAACATGGTTTCAGGTTTCAAAAATCTGATGACAAAACTGACAATAAAGTTAGCCCCAATGCCCTGGACCTGAAAATTTCTACAAAGCTTGATGAGGACAAAGGAGTCCTCTCAGAGTCTGAAGATGACCCAGCTAATTCATCTCTTAATTTACAGCCATCTGTATTTGCTAGTATGGTCACTGCCACTGCTAAGAATGAAGATGCATCAGTAGCTGTGCCCTTGAATGGCACTAATTTTAATAATCAAAGCCCAGAGAGAAATAGTAAGAACACTAGTGATGAACATCTTCTTAACCTGTCATCAGTGGATGATAATTTAGAGGAAAGCAATGATTCTATTCTTAATGTTTCCTCCTCAAGCTTAACTCTCTGCTCATCACTTTCTTCACCTAAATCTGTCTCTAAGCGACCTTTTGATCAAACTACTGATGTCGATGCAGAGATTACTGAGccaaagcaaagaaaaatgaatGGTTCAGAAGCAAGGATGGGGGATATTCCAGGAGGTTACAAGAGAGTGAGGTGCGGAGAAGACTGTGGCCATGTGCGTTGTGCTTACAGACAGACTGTAACGCACTACCACTGTACCCGGTCAGACTGCGGCTATGGCTTTAGTGATAAGTTACGCATCATGCAACATCAAGTCCGGCATGACCGTCTTGACGCCTTGATGGGAAATGAATTCCAGCAGTTCCGAGCGTCTGTCAGCTGTGAGAGGCCTAACTGTGAGTTCGATGAGAGGGCGTCCCACTTTCACTGTTTAAAGTGTATGTACTCTTGTGCTGACTCCAGTAAAGTGCCAGCTCATCGTAAATTCCATGCCAAACTTGATAAGATCAGCAGCAATGGCTTCATCAAGTATTCAGGGTCTGCCGACTGTCAGGTTGCTACCTGCTCGTACTTTCGCAAGCAGACTCATTATCATTGCACTTTTTCAGGTTGCAAGCATGCTGTCCTGGGTCCCTCCCAGATGGCAGCACATAAACTTAAGCATGATCAATGA